ACTGCAACAACACGGTTCGCCGCATTCTTACCTATTGCCATAGATACCACAATCAAGTCGCCAGTGACAGTTACTCGAACCCGAATCGGATTCTGGGATTCGACCCCCAAAATCGGATCTATCCAGATTCGTTCCATGTTCCTGGATCGTATCCCAGATCGATGCAGGATTTGGAGCTGGAAATTCCCGAATAAAAGCACGGATTAGGAAGAGAATCTGGATTCTCCGACAAGGATGGGATATAGACATACTAGAGATTTGATATGAATTGAGATTTGAGATTGAGCCACATTTGTAACAAATTGTACCTCAACAGGTAGCTGTACCTCAGGTACCTTAAATGTACGTATTCACAATAATAAATTCGAACAAACTAACAAACTTCATCATCGTAGTAGCCGTCACCCTTAACGATGAAGCCGAAGGGGTgttgatgttatttttaaacgaaatgAACCTCATCTTCAACCCCTCCTGCATTTGCAACATGTTCATTCGGATAAATTGAAGCGTGATACAAATGAATTGCAAATGCTTCCGTGAACCTAGGGTTGGGGCTATCATTCAAGCGTAATACGACATACATACATAGCATAACACAATTATAAATAACATAATTTCAAACGATTGCTATGCTATGCTTATTTTTGATTCAGCATGCAATAATTTATCTAATGCAATATATatttgatataaaaaaaaacttatgcACTccaggaacaaaacaaaaaacgcttgCCAACCTACCCCCACAGACCAGGGTTCACTCATATGTCAAACACAGCTGACTAACATTAAACCCCACAACTCTACTGTGCCACCTACAGAAGTAACGCGGTTTTGGTTGGCTCTGCGGTTTTAcaatcaagtttttttttttttaaagaaaccaACAAGAGGTTAATTAATTTCACGAACTGTTGAGCAGTTGATTGACAGATAGCATAACAAAAGTggtggtaattttttttttggtgcagttcaaaattatcatccaCTGATAAGGGTGACAAAGGGTGGTTGTGTTGCGGTTCTGTGCtctgtgcgaaaaaaaagtgcgtGCGATGACAGGAATGGCGCTAAGATTTTGTGCGAATTTGAATTTCATGTTCCTTGAAGCTGGTCCGTTGCTGGATCGGTATCGTGCGGCCAAATTGGCCGGTTTCGATGCCGTTGAGGGGCCGTTTCCATCGAACGATGTTACGCTAGAAACGCTGGTAGCGGTACAGAAAGAGACTGAATTGAAACAAATTCTTATGAATATAGCGTTGGGTAGGTGTGCTTGGCACGAGGATGGGAGCAGCATAATTTgggcatatttttaaaatgtgtgtCGTTTTTGCTAGGCGATCAACCGGGGGGTCAGTTTGGATGTGCTGCCCTGCCTGGCTGGGAGACGGAGTTTATGGCAAATCTGGAACGTACGGTTGAATATGCCAAGGCGCTTGGATGTGGGAAGTAAGTAGAGCCCGAGAGATAGTAGTGTTTGTATTTGCATTCTGTTTGGCATTGCACTGGTGGCGGATGATAACAAGGGGTGACTTTGATTGAAGTGCATAGCCACTTAAAAAGGGGTTAGTTTAGCTATGCACACCAGTAGAGTGTAGATTGCTCTCCTCGTACGAAGCATCGGTGGTTCAGTGGTAGAATGCTCGCCTGCCACGCGGGCGGCCCGGGTTCGATTCCCGGCCGATGCAACTCTTGGCTTCTTTTTTCCCTTACTTGTAACAAACACGTATTTTTTGTGAATCCTTCCACGACAGAATACACATAATGGCGGGCAAATTGGACGAACCACCAACAGCAATTCACGATAGAACCTACCTTGCCAATCTTCGTGCCGCTGCACCTGTTCTTGAGCAAAACAACATCGTCGGTGTGATCGAACCCATCAACAAGTATGCCGTGCCCGGGTATTACCTTTCATGTTACGATAAGGGTAAGTAGCTTTTCCCCCGCTCTGtaccaacaa
This genomic window from Anopheles maculipalpis chromosome 2RL, idAnoMacuDA_375_x, whole genome shotgun sequence contains:
- the LOC126558788 gene encoding putative hydroxypyruvate isomerase; this translates as MTGMALRFCANLNFMFLEAGPLLDRYRAAKLAGFDAVEGPFPSNDVTLETLVAVQKETELKQILMNIALGDQPGGQFGCAALPGWETEFMANLERTVEYAKALGCGKIHIMAGKLDEPPTAIHDRTYLANLRAAAPVLEQNNIVGVIEPINKYAVPGYYLSCYDKAVQMITSVGSPNVKLMLDIYHAQHIRGDITNSIRTLASYIGHVQLAQVPGRNEPNSEGELNFRYVLQVLATEGRYADGWVGCEYRPVAGTVEGLRWLRDFGYWQ